A region of Chelonoidis abingdonii isolate Lonesome George chromosome 8, CheloAbing_2.0, whole genome shotgun sequence DNA encodes the following proteins:
- the LOC142047206 gene encoding uncharacterized protein LOC142047206, whose product MDSLTEQRLTSPNLPAPHLEHYSVLHCTMTLDVQTVVVFAVIVVLLLVNVILMFFLGTR is encoded by the coding sequence ATGGACAGTCTTACAGAGCAGAGGTTGACATCTCCAAATCTACCAgccccacatcttgaacactacAGTGTTCTGCATTGCACCATGACCTTGGATGTTCAAACGGTGGTCGTTTTTGCAGTGATCGTAGTGCTACTGCTTGTGAATGTCATACTCATGTTCTTCCTGGGCACTCGTTAA